The Dokdonia sp. 4H-3-7-5 genomic interval GATGGTGTCATTCTCTATACTTGAATCCCAGAAAAATCCTTTTTATGTACGAGCTGGCTTAACCCTAATGACCGTAGACACAGAGCGTACTGAAGGAAATTTTATTATTAAAACAGATCCCGCAATTGGTACTCATCTAGGGCTGGGGATGAAAATTATAAGCTTAGGGAACTGGCATGTGCTTCCAGAGGTGCGCTACGGAAACTCTTCACACAGATATCAAGAAGCAGGTGAATATCGCCATATCTCCTTTGGTAATATTTCTATTACAGCAGCATTGAGAAGGAGTTTTTAATAGGATTAATGATGATAAAAAGTAAGTATACAGCAGCTGATAATTATCATAGTATACACTGCTCTTTCTTTCTAGATTTACTGTAAACACTACATATTATGACAATTACATTTCAATACGTAAAAATTCAAGAGAGTGATACATTAAGTGCTGCTACGATAGAGCATCTCAATAAACTTAATAAAAAGTATCCAGAACTTATAAGAGCTCAGGTTTACTTTAAGGTAGAAAATACTTCTGCAGCTGCCCATCAAATATGTGAGATAGAAATAAGTGCTCCTGGGCCTAGACTATTTGCCACTACAACTGCTGTACACTTTGAAACAGCAATGAAGGAAACCATCTCAGACCTCAATAAACAACTGAGTAAACGCAAAGCAATATTAAAAGCACACTAAAACAACTGTTATGAAAAAGATATTAGTACCTGTAGACTTTTCGAAACATTCAGAATATGCACTTGAGACTGCTTCCGCTTTCGCGAAAGCGCACAACGCAGAGATTATATTACTCCACATGTTAGGCTTATCAGATAGTCTTCTTCCTAAGGATGAAAGCGAAGGAGTAAACCAAGCTGTCTTCCATATGAAACTTGCCGAAAAGCAATTTAAAGAGTTTAAGGACAAACCTTATATGAAAGATATCACAGTCACTGAAGAAGTTCAAAATCATACAGTTTTTCAAGATATCAACGAGCTGGCATCTCAGCAGGAAGTAGATTTAATAGTCATGGGGTCGCATGGGGTTAAAGGACTCAGAGAAGAGTTTGTAGGGTCAAATACTGAGAAAGTGGTGCGTAGCTCCACAATTCCCGTGCTAGTAGTTAAAGAAAAAATGACCTCTTTTATACCTAAGAATGTTGTTTTTGCTTGTGACTTTAAATTAGAAAATATCAAAGCATATAGAGACGCAATTCCACTATTTGAAGAAATGGAGGCTCGTATCCATCTTGTATATGTGAATCTCCCTACAGATCGCTTTAAAAGCTCAAAGGAGATAGAAGAAACCATGGCAGCCTTTATGCGTGCAGCAGAGTTTGGGACAGAATTACATCAAGAAGATCTTATGATTGTAAACGGTTATACCATAGAAAGCGGACTTTATGAATATGCAGAAAAGGTAGGAGCAGATGCACTGGCAATGCCTACTCACGGTCGTAAAGGCCTAGCACATTTCTTTGCAGGTAGTGTAGCAGAGAATGTGGCAAATCATTCTAAACTACCAGTATTTACTTTTAAAATGTAACACACAAGTTTCAATAAAAAAGGGTGAGTTTTTCAAGAAACTCACCCTTTTTTTATGCTTGGC includes:
- a CDS encoding universal stress protein, producing the protein MKKILVPVDFSKHSEYALETASAFAKAHNAEIILLHMLGLSDSLLPKDESEGVNQAVFHMKLAEKQFKEFKDKPYMKDITVTEEVQNHTVFQDINELASQQEVDLIVMGSHGVKGLREEFVGSNTEKVVRSSTIPVLVVKEKMTSFIPKNVVFACDFKLENIKAYRDAIPLFEEMEARIHLVYVNLPTDRFKSSKEIEETMAAFMRAAEFGTELHQEDLMIVNGYTIESGLYEYAEKVGADALAMPTHGRKGLAHFFAGSVAENVANHSKLPVFTFKM
- a CDS encoding HPF/RaiA family ribosome-associated protein; translation: MTITFQYVKIQESDTLSAATIEHLNKLNKKYPELIRAQVYFKVENTSAAAHQICEIEISAPGPRLFATTTAVHFETAMKETISDLNKQLSKRKAILKAH